In Cyanobacteria bacterium GSL.Bin1, the sequence AGCGACGGCGCATTCCGCGCTTGCCGGTGAGAAATCTAGTGAAAAACCACAATTTGGCGAAGTCGATTAGTGATGTCGCTTGGTCCCAATTTCGCGTTTGGCTGGAGTATTTTGCCGACAAGTTTGGCAAAGTAACAGTTGCCGTCCCCCCGCACTACACCTCGCAAGAGTGTTCTAATTGTGGGCGGATCGTGAAAAAAGGTTTGTCCACCCGAACACATACTTGTCAGTGCGGGGCAAACCTTTGCCGCGATGAAAACGCAGCCATCAACATTCTCAAGAAAGCATTAAGTACGACGGGGCACGTCGGAACTCACGCTTGGGGAGAAGCCGCCTCTACTCTGGTAGAATCCGTTCTGTCAGAGCAAGCAGCCTCGATGAACCAAGAATCCCCCGCGCTTTAGCCGGGGGAGTGTCAAGACTGACTGACTTTGACTAAAACTTGGTTATCTTCAGTTTTGACTTCATAAGTTGTCAGAGGAGTGGTTGCGGGTCCTTGTAGTAACTCACCCCGAATGGTAAATTCTGAGCCATGACAAGGACAAGCGAGTCGTTCGCCACTTTCAGTGAGAGATACGGCACAACCCTGATGAGGACACCGTTGATCAAGGGCAATTAAGTCATTGTTAGCACTACGAATAACAATTGCACTCGCAACATTATTGGTTAATTTACCCTTAGCATCGAGTTCTTCCACTGTTCCGACGACTTGAAAGCCATCAGACCGGATTGCCTCGCTAGTTGTCGATTCTCCTTCAGAATTACTTTCTCTCGGTGCATTACAACCAATCATCGAGGTCAAAATTGCACTCATACTCATCCAACCGACAAACCGACGACGATTCATTTTCATAATGTTCTTCCTCGACAAGGCTTAATTATTTTGTAATTCAGGAGCGGGTTGTCTCTGATAATAACTGATGCTAAATGTTTGCCTTTTTGATGATTTTAAGCGCTTGAGACGGAGTTAACTGATCGGATCATTGCAAAATTATTATTTAGAATTAAAGTGAGTGGTCAAGAATTAATCACACTTAATCCTCAGGTATTAGAGGAGGTGAAGAATAATGATGAATGTGATTCGTCGTAGCCAAATGATTGGATTAATGGCAATGGATCGCAGCACTGCAACTGGCTATGGCAGAATTGATGAAGTTTGGGTCGATGAGTCCGGTCGCGTTTCTTATTTCAGCAGCGACCAAGGCTATGTCCCTTTAGAAGAAGTGGCAGTGGTCGGTCCTGATGCTGTGCTAAGTTATTCCGATTTGGGCTTGGATACGCCTCATGATTCTTTCCGTCAACTCCATCGCGTTCCTATTCGCATGTCTCGCGCCAGTGATCCGGTGGGTTGGATTGAAGACTTTTTGTTTGACTGGGAAACGGGAGATATTGTGGCTTATATCTTAGAAGGGGACATTGCCAGTCCATTCGGCGATCGCGCTGTCTTATTCCCCGATGATGTGGAAGTGATCGACACGGATGCTGTGGTCATTCGAGATGGGGCAAAAGACCGCCTGAAAAGCGAAACTGAGGGGTTAAAAGGCTTTTTAAGCGAAAAATCTCAACAAGTGAAGCATTTTGTCAAACGAATGCGCGATCGCGCTCAATCTTTAATTAAACCTGACGACAAACCTGAAACGGTTCGGGTCAAAATTAAACAAGTCAGTGATGAACTGACTGCTTCGGGAAAACATGATCACCATGCAGTACGGGAAGCAACAGAGTTTTTGCAAGAGCAATGGCAACAGCTTCAACATCGGGCAGCAAAAGCGGGAACTCGGATGAAAAAAGCATTTGATCAGGCTTGGCAACGTCTGACAAAAAAATAAGACGGGTGCGCGAGTGAGATAACAGTGACTTAAAATCAAAAACGGAGGAACGATGAGCCAATTTAGCCGAACTTGGTGGGGACAAAAATTCATTGCCGTGATGGAAAAAGTCGGAGATGAAGGACGTCTCAGTCGCGGTCGTTCTTACGCGCGAGGGAATAAAGTCAAAAGTTTTCAGATTCAAGATGGGGGGGTCACTGCGCAAGTGCGAGGATCAGTGAATCCCTATTTTGGAGTGTATAAAGAACCGCTTTATCACATTACTTTAGAATTTCAACCGATTAGTGCTGCGAAATGGTCGGCAGCGATCGCGCTGATGGCATCCAAAGCCAGTATAATCTCTCGTCTGCTTCTCAAGGAAATTCCCGATAATATTGAAGAGACTTTTGCCCAACTCAATCTCAATTTCTTACCCAGCACTCACAAAGACTTTCACGCCACCTGTAGTTGTCCCGATTGGGGCGATCCCTGCAAACATATTGCTGGGGTGTATTATCTCCTGGCTGCGGAATTAGACCACGATCCGTTTCTACTGTTTGAATTGCGGGGATTATCGCGAGATGACCTTTTAAAAGAACTGGCGAAATCGCCTCTCGGGGAAACCCTTTCTGCTGAGTTGCAACTAGAAGCGCGATCGCCGCAAGTAGTTGCATCCTATTATCCACCGCTGCAAACGGTTAAAACTGAGATGTGCCAGAACCTACGAGAGTTTTGGCATGGCACAAAACGTTTACCGCAAACCATCGATGCACCGCCCCAAGTTCCCATCTCAGGAATTCCCATCAAGAAACAAGGGGATTTTCCGCCCTTCTGGCAACGGGATCATTCTTTTATTGAAGTGATGGAAACGCTCTATGATCAGGTAAAAACAAAGGGGCAACTCTAGCGAGGATTAACTGGAGAATATTCCCCAAATTGCCAGCGCCAAGGAACAGCGTGCTGGGTTGCTAAGATTTGGTCAATGTCAAAACTTACTAAACGCTTTGCCCCAGCAAAGTCTTTGATTTGTTCTCCATCCCAAATCACTTGAGCTTTCCCTACGAATTGAAGTGTCGAACCCGTCAGAAAATCAAGAAATAATAAACCCGCTTGCGGATTCAGGTGTAAATTGCCGAAGGTTTGAAACATATTATTCCCGGCATAATCAGGAAAGATTAATTGCCGATCCGACAAAACTTTAACAAATCTGGGTAAGCCTCCGCGATGAGACGTATCAGCGCCTCTTTCCGGGTGATAGGTGCTAATAAAAAAAGTATCTGCTTGCGTGATCCAAATTTCATCTTGCTTCAGTAAGGTGCTGCGGGTTGCAGGTTGCGGTTGACGGATGACCTCATCGGCTGTCGTTTCCAAATGACGCACTTGAATATATTTGGGACAGTTAAAAAAGGTCTCCTGAACTTGAATCACAAGATTTTCTGCGGATTCTCCCTTGACTTGACCATTGATCCGTAAACGGCGACGATTGGCTAAGTCAATGACCAAAAGCCCGATAACAGTGTTATGAGATAAGTTGCGGTAGAGGGGATCACCGGGAATCAGAATTGGTGTTAGGTGGATGGTTCTATGATCCAAAACTTGCATGAAACCGGCTTTTCCAAGTAGAAGAGAAGTCCAAATCTTGCCTTGTTCATCAATTGTCCCTGCAACAGCAAACGATTGATCCAAAAGAAACTTTTGCGCAGCCGGTTTAAGGGAAGCGTGAATAACACCGCTTAATTGTTGGGCTTCTGCTTCTACCCCGGCTTGGGCTTGAACAGCGCGTTCTCCGGCATGGAACGCTGCGTTGTTATAATCCTGGCATTGGGACATAATGGGATAACCTTTGGGTGCGTTTAATCCAAGCCACAACATGAGGATAGGGATCGAGAGCAATTTTGCCATCGGGGGCTAAGCCCACGTAAGGAAAACAAGCAATATCGGCAAGGGTAGGACGGTTAAATTCGAGCCATTCTCGATTTTCTAAACGTTTGTTCAGAACTTCTAGGACTTCCTTACTTTTAGTTTGTGCTTTTTCTAAGTCCACATCGGCATCAAACAGAAAGTAGAGTCTGGCAAGGAACAAACTATTATTAATTTCATTGACAGCAAAAGAGAGCCACTGCATAATTTTTGCCATGGCAGTCGGGTCTAAGGGTAGCCATAACCAGTCATCCGCATCATATTTCCGCGCTAAATAGACCAAGATCGCTTGCGAATCTCTGATCACAACGTCTCCATCCACTAAAACCGGAACTTGACCTAAAGGATTAATGGCTAAAAACTCAGGCGATTTTAGTTCACCTTGTTTATAGTCAATTGGTCGCTTTTCATAGGTAACATTGAGTAAGGATAAAAATAAGCGGACTTTGTGACAATTGCCAGAGAGATCAATATCATAGAGCTTCATCATTTTTTCTCTGTCCGTTACGAAATTAATCGTTGTTATTTTAATTTTCTATCATTGTCAAGACTCGTGAGAGATCAGTTTTAATGATAGAAACTGATCTTGTTATTTTGACCGCGATGTGTTTAGCACTAACTGTAATGGAACTTCACCTAATTTATACTTGTAAAAGTTAAGGGCTAATGGTTTTTATTCCTTCCTAATTTTAAGGAAATGACCATGACAAAAAATCTCAAGGCTTCTGTGTTAGGACTCGCAAAAATTAAGCAAGCTAGAAAACAGAAAGGATGGTCTGTTAATGATTTCCAATGGCTAGAAGCAGCGAGTCAAATTTTAGGCGTATCTTGGGAAGAAACTGGGGTTTTAGCTGTTGGAATTTCCGAAGGAACATGGAAACGATTTTTAGCAGGAAAACATGGCATCAATGCCGACGCATTTAAAGCGTATTGTCAGGTTTTGGGGATTTCTTGGGAAGAAGTATCGGCAACCAAAAGTTCTGATTCTCAGCTTGATTTAGACGCAATTGGTGATGACTGGCAAGATGCACCGGATGTCTCCGTTTTTTATGGTCGCGATCAAGAATTACAGACGATTAAACACTGGATTCTTGAAGAAAAATGTCGGTTAATTACTCTCCTGGGGATGGGAGGAATTGGGAAGACCACCTTAGCAACGAAGTTAGCCCGAAACTTAATTGATGAGGTCAACTCCCAAAAGACCTTTCAAGGCATCATTTGGCGGAGTCTTCGTAATGCACCCTCTTTAGAAGATTTGTTAACGGAACTGATTCAGTTTGTCTCTCATCAACAAGCAATGATTCCGCCGCAACCCGAACAACAAACGCTGTTACTTTTAGAGTATCTGCGGCAGTTTCCGGTGTTGTTAATTTTAGATAATGTGGAGTCGCTACTACGGGCGGGCGATCGCCGCGGACGATTTCGAGAGGGCTATGAAGATTATGATCGCTTCTTGCGCTGTTTGGCAGAAACCCCGCATCAAAGCTGTCTGTTATTAACCACTCGCGAAAAACCCTATGGCTTAGCTAAGTTTGAAGGGGAACAATTACCGGTGCGATCGCTGCAATTATCGGGAGTATCCACAGATGTAGCGCGATCGCTGCTGACAGCAAAAGGCAATTTCAGCGGTTCTGATCCCGAGTGGGAGACATTAGTCTCCCGTTATGGGGGGAATCCCCTCGCCTTAAAAATTGTCGCAACATCGGTTCAAGACTGCTTTGGCAGTAGTATTTCCCAGTTTTTAGCGATGCAGCAGCAAGGGATCTTAATTGTTGATGATATCCGCGATCTCCTTGCCCAACAATT encodes:
- a CDS encoding Rieske 2Fe-2S domain-containing protein, whose translation is MKMNRRRFVGWMSMSAILTSMIGCNAPRESNSEGESTTSEAIRSDGFQVVGTVEELDAKGKLTNNVASAIVIRSANNDLIALDQRCPHQGCAVSLTESGERLACPCHGSEFTIRGELLQGPATTPLTTYEVKTEDNQVLVKVSQS
- a CDS encoding pyridoxamine 5-phosphate oxidase → MSQCQDYNNAAFHAGERAVQAQAGVEAEAQQLSGVIHASLKPAAQKFLLDQSFAVAGTIDEQGKIWTSLLLGKAGFMQVLDHRTIHLTPILIPGDPLYRNLSHNTVIGLLVIDLANRRRLRINGQVKGESAENLVIQVQETFFNCPKYIQVRHLETTADEVIRQPQPATRSTLLKQDEIWITQADTFFISTYHPERGADTSHRGGLPRFVKVLSDRQLIFPDYAGNNMFQTFGNLHLNPQAGLLFLDFLTGSTLQFVGKAQVIWDGEQIKDFAGAKRLVSFDIDQILATQHAVPWRWQFGEYSPVNPR
- a CDS encoding transposase translates to RRRIPRLPVRNLVKNHNLAKSISDVAWSQFRVWLEYFADKFGKVTVAVPPHYTSQECSNCGRIVKKGLSTRTHTCQCGANLCRDENAAINILKKALSTTGHVGTHAWGEAASTLVESVLSEQAASMNQESPAL
- a CDS encoding photosystem reaction center subunit H, with protein sequence MMNVIRRSQMIGLMAMDRSTATGYGRIDEVWVDESGRVSYFSSDQGYVPLEEVAVVGPDAVLSYSDLGLDTPHDSFRQLHRVPIRMSRASDPVGWIEDFLFDWETGDIVAYILEGDIASPFGDRAVLFPDDVEVIDTDAVVIRDGAKDRLKSETEGLKGFLSEKSQQVKHFVKRMRDRAQSLIKPDDKPETVRVKIKQVSDELTASGKHDHHAVREATEFLQEQWQQLQHRAAKAGTRMKKAFDQAWQRLTKK
- a CDS encoding glutathione S-transferase is translated as MMKLYDIDLSGNCHKVRLFLSLLNVTYEKRPIDYKQGELKSPEFLAINPLGQVPVLVDGDVVIRDSQAILVYLARKYDADDWLWLPLDPTAMAKIMQWLSFAVNEINNSLFLARLYFLFDADVDLEKAQTKSKEVLEVLNKRLENREWLEFNRPTLADIACFPYVGLAPDGKIALDPYPHVVAWIKRTQRLSHYVPMPGL